One genomic region from Enterobacter hormaechei ATCC 49162 encodes:
- the yagF gene encoding xylonate dehydratase YagF has product MTIEKIFTPQDDAFYSVITHAAGPQGALPLTPQMLMESPSGNLFGMTQNAGMGWDANKLTGKEVLIIGTQGGIRAGDGRPVALGYHTGHWEIGMQMQAAAKEITRNGGIPFAAFVSDPCDGRSQGTHGMFDSLPYRNDAAIVFRRLIRSLPTRRAVIGVATCDKGLPATMIALASMHDLPTILVPGGATLPPTVGEDAGKVQTIGARFANHELSLQEAAELGCRACASPGGGCQFLGTAGTSQVVAEALGLALPHSALAPSGQAVWLEIARQSARAVSELDNRGITTRDILTDKAIENAMVIHAAFGGSTNLLLHIPAIAHAAGCTIPDVEHWTRVNRRVPRLVSVLPNGPDYHPTVRAFLAGGVPEVMLHLRDLGLLHLDAMTVTGQTVGENLDWWQTSERRKRFRQCLREQDGVEPDDVILPPEKAKAKGLTSTVCFPTGNIAPEGSVIKATAIDPSVVGDDGVYRHTGRVRVFVSEAQAIRAIKREEIQQGDIMVVIGGGPSGTGMEETYQLTSALKHISWGKTVSLITDARFSGVSTGACFGHVSPEALAGGPIGKLRDNDIIEIAVDRLTLTGSVNFIGTADNPLTPEEGARELVRRQTHPDLHAHDFLPDDTRLWAALQSVSGGTWKGCIYDTDKIIEVINAGKKALGL; this is encoded by the coding sequence ATGACCATTGAGAAAATTTTCACCCCACAGGACGACGCGTTTTATTCGGTGATCACCCATGCCGCAGGGCCGCAGGGCGCGCTGCCGCTGACCCCGCAGATGCTGATGGAATCCCCCAGCGGCAACCTGTTCGGCATGACGCAGAACGCCGGGATGGGCTGGGACGCCAACAAGCTGACCGGCAAAGAGGTGCTGATCATCGGCACCCAGGGCGGCATCCGCGCCGGAGACGGACGCCCGGTTGCGCTGGGCTACCACACCGGACACTGGGAAATCGGCATGCAGATGCAGGCGGCGGCGAAGGAGATCACCCGCAACGGCGGGATCCCGTTTGCGGCCTTCGTCAGCGATCCGTGCGACGGTCGCTCGCAGGGTACGCACGGCATGTTCGACTCCCTGCCGTACCGCAACGACGCGGCGATCGTGTTTCGCCGCCTGATCCGCTCTCTCCCGACGCGGCGGGCGGTGATCGGCGTGGCAACCTGCGATAAAGGGCTGCCCGCCACCATGATCGCCCTGGCTTCCATGCACGACCTGCCGACCATTCTGGTGCCGGGCGGCGCGACGCTGCCGCCAACCGTGGGGGAGGATGCGGGTAAGGTGCAGACCATCGGCGCGCGCTTCGCCAACCATGAACTTTCCTTGCAGGAGGCCGCCGAGCTGGGCTGTCGCGCCTGCGCCTCGCCGGGCGGCGGGTGTCAGTTCCTCGGCACGGCGGGCACCTCGCAGGTGGTCGCGGAAGCGCTGGGGCTGGCGCTGCCGCACTCTGCGCTGGCGCCGTCCGGGCAGGCGGTGTGGCTGGAGATCGCCCGCCAGTCGGCGCGGGCGGTGAGCGAACTGGATAACCGCGGCATCACCACGCGCGACATCCTCACCGATAAAGCCATCGAAAACGCCATGGTGATCCACGCCGCGTTCGGTGGTTCCACCAATTTACTGCTGCACATTCCGGCCATCGCCCACGCGGCGGGCTGTACGATCCCGGACGTTGAGCACTGGACGCGCGTCAACCGCAGGGTGCCGCGCCTGGTGAGCGTACTGCCCAACGGCCCGGACTATCACCCGACCGTGCGCGCCTTCCTCGCGGGCGGCGTGCCGGAAGTCATGCTCCACCTGCGCGATCTCGGCCTGCTGCATCTGGATGCCATGACCGTGACCGGCCAGACGGTGGGCGAGAACCTCGACTGGTGGCAGACGTCCGAGCGTCGTAAGCGCTTCCGCCAGTGCCTGCGCGAGCAGGACGGCGTGGAGCCGGATGACGTGATCCTGCCGCCGGAGAAGGCAAAAGCGAAAGGGCTGACCTCGACGGTCTGCTTCCCGACGGGCAACATCGCGCCGGAAGGATCGGTGATCAAGGCCACGGCGATCGACCCGTCGGTAGTGGGCGACGATGGCGTTTACCGCCACACTGGCCGGGTGCGGGTGTTTGTCTCGGAGGCGCAGGCAATCAGGGCCATCAAGCGGGAAGAGATTCAGCAGGGCGATATCATGGTGGTGATCGGCGGTGGACCCTCCGGCACCGGCATGGAAGAGACCTACCAGCTTACCTCCGCGCTGAAGCATATCTCGTGGGGCAAAACGGTGTCGCTCATCACCGATGCGCGCTTCTCGGGCGTGTCGACGGGGGCTTGCTTCGGCCACGTATCGCCGGAAGCACTGGCGGGCGGGCCGATTGGCAAGCTGCGCGACAACGACATCATCGAGATTGCGGTCGACCGCCTGACCCTGACGGGCAGCGTGAACTTTATCGGTACGGCGGACAATCCGCTGACGCCGGAGGAGGGCGCACGCGAGCTGGTAAGGCGGCAGACGCACCCGGACCTGCACGCCCATGACTTTTTGCCGGACGATACCCGCCTGTGGGCGGCATTACAGTCCGTGAGCGGCGGCACCTGGAAAGGCTGTATTTATGACACCGATAAAATCATCGAGGTAATTAACGCCGGTAAAAAAGCGCTCGGCCTTTAA
- a CDS encoding glycoside hydrolase family 43 protein: MEITNPILTGFNPDPSLCRQGEDYYIATSTFEWFPGVRIYHSRDLKNWSLVSTPLDRVSMLDMKGNPDSGGIWAPCLSYADGKFWLLYTDVKIVDSPWKNGRNFLVTAPSIEGPWSEPIPMGNGGFDPSMFHDDDGRKYYIYRPWGPRHHSNPHNTIVMQAFDPQTGTLSPERKTLFTGTPLCYTEGAHLYRHAGWYYLMVAEGGTSYEHAVVVLRSKNIDGPYELHPDVTMMTSWHLPENPLQKSGHGSLLQTHTGEWYMAYLTSRPLRLPGIPLLASGGRGYCPLGRETGIARIEWRDGWPYVEGGKHAQLTVPGPQVAEQPTVAQGNWRDDFDGSTLDPELQTLRIPFDDTLGSLTARPGYLRLYGNDSLNSTFTQSTVARRWQHFTFRAETRMQFSPVHFQQSAGLTCYYNSKNWSYCFVDYEEGQGRTIKVIQLDHNVPSWPLHEQPIPVPEQAESIWLRVDVDTLVYRYSYSFDGETWHTVPVTYEAWKLSDDYIGGRGFFTGAFVGLHCEDISGDGCHADFDYFTYEPV; the protein is encoded by the coding sequence ATGGAAATCACTAACCCCATTCTGACCGGCTTCAACCCGGACCCGTCCCTGTGCCGTCAGGGCGAGGACTACTACATCGCCACCTCGACCTTCGAGTGGTTCCCGGGCGTGCGCATCTACCACTCCCGCGATCTGAAAAACTGGTCGCTGGTCAGCACCCCGCTGGATCGCGTGTCGATGCTGGACATGAAGGGCAACCCGGACTCCGGCGGCATCTGGGCGCCGTGCCTGAGCTACGCCGACGGGAAGTTCTGGCTGCTCTATACCGACGTGAAGATTGTCGACTCGCCGTGGAAAAACGGCCGCAACTTCCTCGTCACCGCGCCCTCCATCGAAGGGCCGTGGAGCGAGCCGATCCCTATGGGCAACGGCGGGTTCGATCCGTCGATGTTCCACGACGACGATGGCCGTAAATACTATATCTACCGCCCGTGGGGGCCGCGCCACCACAGCAACCCGCACAACACCATCGTGATGCAGGCGTTTGACCCGCAGACCGGCACGCTCTCGCCTGAGCGCAAAACGCTGTTTACCGGCACGCCGCTCTGCTACACCGAAGGGGCGCACCTGTATCGCCACGCGGGATGGTACTACCTGATGGTTGCCGAAGGCGGCACCAGCTACGAACACGCGGTCGTGGTGCTGCGTTCCAAAAATATCGACGGGCCGTACGAGCTGCACCCGGACGTGACGATGATGACCAGCTGGCACCTGCCGGAGAACCCGCTGCAAAAGAGCGGCCACGGCTCGCTGCTGCAAACCCACACCGGGGAGTGGTATATGGCTTACCTCACCAGCCGCCCGTTGCGCCTGCCCGGTATACCGCTGCTGGCCTCCGGCGGACGCGGCTACTGCCCGCTGGGGCGCGAGACCGGCATCGCCCGCATTGAATGGCGCGACGGCTGGCCGTACGTGGAAGGCGGTAAGCACGCGCAGCTCACCGTGCCCGGCCCGCAGGTGGCGGAGCAGCCCACAGTCGCACAGGGTAACTGGCGGGACGATTTCGACGGCAGTACGCTTGACCCTGAATTACAGACCCTGCGCATTCCGTTCGACGACACCCTCGGCTCGCTCACCGCCCGCCCGGGCTATTTACGGTTGTACGGCAACGACTCGCTCAACTCGACCTTCACCCAGTCGACCGTGGCGCGCCGCTGGCAGCACTTCACCTTCCGGGCCGAGACGCGGATGCAGTTCTCGCCGGTCCACTTCCAGCAGAGCGCGGGGCTGACCTGCTACTACAACAGCAAAAACTGGAGCTACTGCTTTGTGGATTACGAGGAGGGGCAGGGGAGAACGATCAAGGTGATCCAGCTTGACCACAACGTGCCGTCATGGCCGCTGCACGAGCAGCCGATTCCGGTGCCTGAACAGGCGGAGAGCATCTGGCTGCGGGTCGACGTGGATACGCTGGTCTACCGCTACAGCTACTCGTTCGACGGCGAGACGTGGCACACCGTACCTGTCACGTATGAGGCGTGGAAGCTGTCGGACGACTACATCGGCGGGCGCGGTTTCTTCACCGGCGCGTTTGTGGGGCTGCACTGCGAGGACATCAGCGGCGACGGCTGCCACGCGGATTTCGACTACTTCACCTACGAGCCGGTCTGA
- a CDS encoding YhcH/YjgK/YiaL family protein translates to MIIGNIHHLQSWLPEELRQAIEHVKAHVTDATPTGKHDINGDSLFYLVSEDMTQPFAERRAEYHARYLDIQIVLKGQEGMTFSTLPHGTPDTDWLADKDIAFLPEGEQEKTVVLSEGDFVVFYPGEVHKPLCAVGAPAKVRKVVVKMLVE, encoded by the coding sequence ATGATTATTGGCAATATTCATCATCTCCAGTCCTGGCTGCCAGAAGAGCTGCGCCAGGCCATTGAGCACGTTAAGGCCCACGTCACCGACGCGACGCCGACCGGCAAGCACGACATCAACGGCGACAGCCTGTTTTATCTGGTCTCTGAAGACATGACCCAGCCGTTCGCCGAGCGTCGTGCTGAATATCATGCACGCTATCTGGATATTCAGATTGTGCTGAAGGGTCAGGAAGGGATGACCTTCAGCACCCTGCCGCACGGCACGCCGGACACCGACTGGCTGGCCGATAAAGACATCGCGTTCCTGCCGGAAGGCGAGCAGGAGAAAACCGTTGTGCTGAGCGAAGGGGATTTTGTGGTGTTTTACCCGGGCGAAGTGCATAAGCCGCTGTGCGCGGTGGGGGCGCCTGCTAAGGTGCGAAAAGTAGTCGTGAAAATGTTAGTTGAGTAA
- a CDS encoding MFS transporter — protein sequence MTQLTMKDKIGYGLGDTACGFVWQATMFLLAYFYTDVFGLSAGIMGTLFLVSRVLDAVTDPLMGLLVDRTRTRYGQFRPFLLWGAIPFGIVCMLTFYTPDFSAQGKIIYACVTYILLTLVYTFVNVPYCAMPGVITADPKERHALQSWRFFLAAAGSLAISGIALPLVSIIGKGDEQVGYFGAMCVLGLSGVVLLYVCFFTTKERYTFEVQPGSSVAKDLKLLLGNGQWRIMCAFKMMATCSNVVRGGATLYFVKYVMDHPEMATQFLLYGSLATMFGSLCSSRLLGRFDRVTAFKWIIVAYSLISLLIFFTPAEHIALIFALNILFLFVFNTTTPLQWLMASDVVDYEESRSGRRLDGLVFSTYLFSLKIGLAIGGAVVGWILAWVNYSASSSVQPVEVLTTIKILFCVVPVVLYAGMFIMLSFYKLTDARVQAISQQLIKHRAAQGEAVPDAATAASH from the coding sequence ATGACGCAATTAACCATGAAAGACAAAATTGGCTACGGGCTGGGTGATACCGCCTGCGGCTTCGTCTGGCAGGCCACGATGTTCCTGCTGGCCTATTTCTACACCGATGTGTTTGGCCTCTCTGCGGGCATTATGGGCACGCTGTTTTTAGTCTCCCGCGTGCTCGACGCCGTGACCGATCCGCTGATGGGGTTGCTGGTAGACCGCACCCGCACCCGCTACGGCCAGTTCCGCCCGTTCCTGCTGTGGGGCGCCATCCCGTTTGGCATCGTCTGTATGCTGACCTTCTACACGCCGGATTTCTCGGCGCAGGGCAAAATCATCTACGCCTGCGTAACCTACATTCTGCTGACCCTGGTCTACACCTTCGTTAACGTGCCGTACTGCGCCATGCCGGGAGTGATCACCGCCGATCCGAAAGAGCGTCACGCCCTTCAGTCCTGGCGTTTCTTCCTTGCGGCGGCGGGTTCGCTTGCCATCAGCGGTATCGCGTTGCCGCTGGTCAGCATCATCGGCAAAGGGGACGAGCAGGTGGGCTACTTCGGCGCCATGTGCGTGCTGGGGCTGAGCGGCGTGGTGCTGCTCTACGTCTGCTTCTTCACCACCAAAGAGCGCTACACCTTTGAGGTGCAGCCTGGATCATCGGTGGCGAAAGATCTCAAACTGCTGCTGGGCAACGGCCAGTGGCGCATCATGTGCGCGTTCAAGATGATGGCGACCTGTTCCAACGTGGTGCGCGGCGGGGCGACGCTCTACTTCGTAAAATACGTGATGGATCACCCGGAGATGGCGACGCAGTTTTTACTCTACGGCAGCCTCGCCACCATGTTCGGCTCGCTCTGCTCGTCTCGTCTGCTGGGCCGCTTCGACCGCGTCACCGCCTTTAAGTGGATCATTGTCGCTTACTCACTGATTAGCCTGCTGATCTTCTTCACCCCGGCGGAGCACATCGCGCTGATTTTCGCCCTCAACATCCTGTTCCTGTTCGTCTTTAACACCACCACGCCGCTACAGTGGCTGATGGCCTCTGACGTGGTGGATTACGAGGAGAGCCGCAGCGGACGCCGCCTCGACGGACTGGTGTTCTCCACCTACCTGTTCAGCCTGAAGATTGGCCTGGCGATTGGCGGGGCGGTGGTGGGCTGGATCCTGGCCTGGGTGAACTACTCCGCCAGCAGCAGCGTGCAGCCGGTTGAGGTGCTCACCACCATCAAAATTCTGTTCTGCGTGGTGCCGGTGGTGCTCTACGCGGGCATGTTCATCATGCTGTCGTTCTACAAGCTCACCGACGCCCGCGTGCAGGCCATCAGCCAGCAGCTGATCAAGCACCGCGCGGCGCAGGGCGAGGCCGTTCCCGACGCCGCGACAGCCGCATCCCATTAA
- the arcC gene encoding carbamate kinase produces MERKPTLVVALGGNALLKRGEPLEAEIQRQNIEQAARTIAGLTAQWRVVLVHGNGPQVGLLALQNSAYDKVTPYPLDVLGAESQGMIGYMLQQALKNNLPQREVSVLLTQVEVDAADPAFSNPTKYIGPVYSEAQAKALAAEKGWVFKADGSYFRRVVPSPQPKRIVESDAITALIQRDHLVICNGGGGVPVVENANGYRGIEAVIDKDLSAALLARQIEADALLILTDADAVYLDWGKPTQRPLAQVTPELLRGMQFDAGSMGPKVAACREFVEACNGIAGIGALNDGAEILAGEKGTLIRN; encoded by the coding sequence ATGGAACGAAAACCCACTCTGGTTGTGGCGCTGGGCGGCAACGCGCTGCTCAAGCGCGGCGAGCCGCTGGAAGCGGAGATCCAGCGCCAGAATATCGAGCAGGCCGCCCGCACCATCGCCGGGTTAACGGCGCAGTGGCGCGTGGTACTGGTGCACGGCAACGGGCCGCAGGTCGGGCTGCTGGCGTTGCAAAACAGCGCCTACGACAAAGTCACGCCCTATCCGCTGGACGTTCTCGGTGCCGAAAGTCAGGGAATGATCGGCTACATGCTCCAGCAGGCGCTGAAAAACAACCTGCCGCAGCGCGAGGTGAGCGTCCTGCTCACGCAGGTGGAAGTGGACGCCGCCGACCCGGCCTTCAGCAACCCGACTAAGTACATCGGTCCGGTTTACAGCGAAGCCCAGGCGAAAGCGCTGGCCGCGGAAAAAGGCTGGGTGTTTAAGGCCGACGGGAGTTATTTCCGCCGCGTGGTGCCGTCGCCGCAGCCGAAGCGCATCGTCGAGAGCGACGCCATCACGGCGCTGATCCAGCGCGACCACCTGGTGATCTGCAACGGCGGCGGTGGCGTGCCGGTAGTGGAAAACGCCAACGGCTATCGCGGCATTGAGGCGGTGATCGACAAAGACCTCTCCGCCGCCCTGCTGGCGCGCCAGATCGAAGCCGATGCCCTGCTGATTTTGACCGATGCCGACGCGGTGTACCTCGACTGGGGCAAGCCGACCCAGCGCCCGCTGGCGCAGGTGACGCCGGAACTGCTCAGGGGCATGCAGTTTGACGCCGGATCGATGGGGCCGAAAGTGGCCGCCTGCCGCGAGTTTGTTGAAGCCTGCAACGGCATTGCCGGGATCGGCGCGCTGAATGATGGCGCGGAGATCCTGGCGGGCGAGAAAGGCACGTTGATTCGTAACTGA
- the yagE gene encoding 2-keto-3-deoxygluconate aldolase, which yields MPQTALFTGIIPPVSTIFTADGQLDKPGTAALIDDLIKAGVDGLFFLGSGGEFSQLSAEERKTIARFAIDHVDRRVPVLIGTGGTNARETIELSQHTQQAGADGIVVINPYYWKVSEANLIRYFEQVADSVTLPVMLYNFPALTGQDLTPALVKTLADSRSNIIGIKDTIDSVAHLRSMIHTVKGAHPHFTVLCGYDDHLFNTLLLGGDGAISASGNFAPQVSVNLLKAWRDGDVAKAAEYHQTLLQIPQMYQLDTPFVNVIKEAIVLCGRPVSTYVLPPASPLDEPRKAQLKTLLQQLKLC from the coding sequence ATGCCGCAGACCGCGTTGTTCACGGGAATCATTCCCCCTGTCTCCACCATCTTTACCGCTGATGGCCAGCTTGATAAGCCGGGCACCGCCGCGCTGATCGACGATCTGATCAAAGCAGGCGTTGACGGCCTGTTCTTCCTGGGCAGCGGCGGCGAGTTCTCCCAGCTTAGCGCCGAAGAGCGTAAAACCATTGCCCGCTTTGCTATCGATCATGTCGATCGTCGTGTGCCGGTCCTGATCGGCACTGGCGGCACCAACGCCCGGGAAACCATTGAACTGAGCCAGCACACCCAGCAGGCGGGCGCGGACGGTATCGTGGTGATCAACCCCTACTACTGGAAAGTGTCGGAAGCGAACCTGATCCGCTATTTCGAGCAGGTGGCCGACAGCGTCACGCTGCCGGTGATGCTCTATAACTTCCCGGCGCTGACCGGGCAGGATCTGACGCCAGCGCTGGTGAAAACCCTCGCCGACTCGCGCAGCAACATTATCGGCATCAAAGATACCATCGACTCTGTTGCCCACCTGCGTAGCATGATCCACACCGTTAAAGGCGCCCATCCGCACTTCACCGTGCTCTGCGGCTACGACGATCATCTGTTTAATACCCTGCTGCTCGGCGGCGACGGGGCGATCTCGGCCAGCGGCAACTTTGCCCCGCAGGTGTCGGTAAATCTTCTGAAAGCCTGGCGCGACGGGGACGTAGCGAAAGCGGCTGAGTATCATCAGACCCTGCTGCAAATTCCGCAGATGTATCAGCTGGATACGCCGTTTGTGAACGTCATTAAAGAGGCGATTGTGCTCTGCGGCCGCCCAGTCTCCACGTATGTGCTGCCGCCCGCATCACCGCTGGACGAGCCGCGCAAGGCGCAGCTGAAAACCCTGTTACAACAGCTCAAGCTCTGCTGA
- the argL gene encoding putative translational regulatory protein ArgL: MNNYTYKVNFNSISGVRHARIKCPICTKNTF; the protein is encoded by the coding sequence ATGAATAATTACACATATAAAGTGAATTTTAATTCAATAAGTGGCGTTCGCCATGCGAGGATAAAATGTCCGATTTGTACAAAAAACACTTTCTGA
- the xynR gene encoding DNA-binding transcriptional repressor XynR translates to MPIIQSVERALQILDLFNEQATELKITDISKLMGLSKSTLHSLLKTLQLHGYIDQNPENGKYRLGMKLVERGHFVVGSMDIRQKAKGWLTELSQRTGQTTHLGILDGREGVYIEKIEGKLAAIAYSRIGRRLPVHATAIGKVLIAWLGEAELNALLEGYQYTTFTPATLASREALMSAMAQTREQGYALDREENEQGVRCVAVPVWNHESRVIAALSLSTLTSRVDDAELANFREQLQQAGLQLSRALGYPA, encoded by the coding sequence ATGCCGATTATTCAGTCTGTTGAACGTGCGTTGCAGATCCTCGACCTGTTCAACGAGCAGGCCACCGAGCTTAAGATCACCGACATCAGCAAACTGATGGGGCTGAGCAAGAGTACCCTCCACTCGCTGCTGAAAACCCTCCAGCTTCACGGCTATATCGATCAGAATCCGGAGAACGGTAAGTATCGCCTCGGCATGAAGCTGGTCGAGCGCGGTCATTTTGTCGTGGGCTCGATGGATATTCGGCAGAAGGCGAAAGGCTGGCTGACGGAGCTGTCACAGCGGACCGGGCAGACCACCCATCTGGGGATCCTGGACGGGCGTGAAGGGGTCTATATCGAGAAGATTGAAGGCAAGCTGGCCGCCATCGCCTATTCGCGCATTGGCCGCCGTCTGCCGGTTCACGCCACCGCCATCGGCAAGGTGTTGATTGCCTGGCTGGGCGAGGCCGAGCTGAACGCCCTGCTGGAGGGCTATCAGTACACTACCTTTACGCCCGCTACCCTTGCCTCTCGCGAAGCCTTAATGAGCGCCATGGCGCAGACCCGCGAGCAGGGTTACGCCCTGGACCGCGAAGAGAACGAGCAGGGCGTACGCTGCGTGGCGGTGCCGGTGTGGAACCACGAATCCCGCGTCATCGCCGCCCTGAGCCTCTCGACGCTGACCTCGCGCGTGGACGATGCTGAACTGGCTAATTTCCGCGAGCAGCTTCAGCAGGCCGGGCTCCAGCTCTCACGCGCACTGGGCTACCCGGCCTGA
- the argF gene encoding ornithine carbamoyltransferase: MSDLYKKHFLKLLDFTPAQFTSLLTLAAQLKADKKKGKEVQKLTGKNIALIFEKDSTRTRCSFEVAAFDQGARVTYLGPSGSQIGHKESIKDTARVLGRMYDGIQYRGHGQEVVETLAQYAGVPVWNGLTNEFHPTQLLADLLTMQEHLPGKAFNEMTLVYAGDARNNMGNSMLEAAALTGLDLRLVAPKACWPEERLVAECSALAQKHGGKITLTEDVAAGVKGADFIYTDVWVSMGEAKEKWAERIALLRGYQVNAQMMALTGNPDVKFLHCLPAFHDDQTTLGKQMAKEFDLHGGMEVTDEVFESAASIVFDQAENRMHTIKAVMVATLGE, from the coding sequence ATGTCCGATTTGTACAAAAAACACTTTCTGAAATTGCTCGATTTTACCCCTGCACAGTTCACTTCTCTGCTGACTCTTGCCGCACAGCTCAAAGCCGATAAAAAAAAGGGCAAGGAAGTACAGAAGCTTACCGGTAAAAACATCGCGCTCATCTTCGAAAAAGACTCGACCCGTACACGTTGCTCTTTCGAAGTTGCCGCATTTGACCAGGGCGCGCGCGTCACCTATTTAGGGCCGAGCGGCAGCCAGATTGGGCATAAAGAGTCAATTAAGGACACCGCGCGGGTTCTCGGGCGGATGTACGATGGCATTCAGTATCGCGGCCACGGTCAGGAAGTAGTCGAAACGCTGGCGCAGTATGCGGGCGTGCCGGTGTGGAACGGGCTGACCAACGAGTTCCACCCGACCCAGCTGCTGGCGGACCTGCTGACCATGCAGGAGCACCTGCCGGGCAAGGCGTTTAACGAGATGACGCTGGTCTACGCGGGCGACGCGCGCAACAACATGGGCAACTCGATGCTGGAAGCGGCGGCGCTGACCGGGCTGGATCTGCGTCTGGTGGCTCCGAAAGCCTGCTGGCCGGAAGAGCGCCTGGTGGCGGAGTGCAGCGCACTGGCCCAGAAGCACGGCGGTAAGATCACCCTGACGGAAGACGTGGCGGCGGGCGTGAAGGGCGCGGACTTTATCTATACCGATGTGTGGGTGTCGATGGGCGAAGCCAAAGAGAAGTGGGCGGAGCGGATTGCGCTGCTGCGCGGGTATCAGGTGAACGCGCAGATGATGGCGCTGACCGGCAACCCGGACGTGAAGTTCCTGCACTGTCTGCCGGCGTTCCATGACGACCAGACCACGCTCGGCAAGCAGATGGCGAAGGAGTTCGACCTGCACGGCGGGATGGAAGTGACGGACGAGGTGTTTGAGTCGGCGGCGAGCATCGTCTTCGACCAGGCGGAAAACCGGATGCATACCATTAAGGCGGTGATGGTGGCGACGCTTGGGGAGTGA
- the arcA gene encoding arginine deiminase, translating into MEKHYVGSEIGQLRSVMLHRPNLSLKRLTPSNCQELLFDDVLSVERAGEEHDIFANTLREQGVEVLLLTDLLTQTLDIAEAKAWLLETQISDYRLGPTFAADVRGWLADMPHRELARRLSGGLTYGEIPAVIKNMVVDTHTANDFIMKPLPNHLFTRDTSCWIYNGVSINPMAKPARQRETNNLRAIYRWHPAFADGDFIKYFGDENINYDHATLEGGDVLVIGRGAVLIGMSERTTPQGVEFLANSLFKHRQAERVIAVELPKHRSCMHLDTVMTHIDVDAFSVYPEVVRKDAQCWTLTPDGRGGLLRTQETDLLHAIEKALGINQVRLITTGGDAFEAEREQWNDANNVLTIRPGVVIGYERNVWTNEKYDKAGITVLPIPGDELGRGRGGARCMSCPLERDGI; encoded by the coding sequence ATGGAAAAGCATTACGTCGGTTCTGAAATTGGTCAATTGCGTAGCGTTATGCTGCACCGTCCTAATTTAAGTCTGAAACGGTTAACCCCCTCAAACTGTCAGGAGCTGTTATTTGATGACGTGCTCTCGGTTGAACGGGCGGGTGAAGAGCATGACATCTTCGCAAACACGCTGCGCGAACAGGGTGTGGAAGTCCTGCTGTTGACCGACCTTCTGACACAAACCCTTGATATTGCTGAAGCGAAAGCCTGGCTTCTTGAAACACAAATCTCCGACTATCGCCTTGGCCCGACCTTTGCCGCCGACGTGCGCGGCTGGCTGGCGGATATGCCGCACCGTGAACTGGCGCGGCGTTTAAGCGGCGGATTAACCTACGGTGAAATTCCGGCAGTCATTAAAAATATGGTGGTGGATACCCACACGGCGAATGATTTTATTATGAAACCGCTGCCGAACCATTTATTTACCCGCGATACTTCCTGCTGGATATATAACGGCGTTTCCATTAATCCGATGGCGAAACCTGCCCGTCAGCGTGAAACCAATAACCTGCGGGCAATATATCGCTGGCATCCGGCATTTGCCGACGGCGATTTTATTAAGTATTTCGGCGACGAGAATATTAATTACGACCACGCCACCTTAGAAGGCGGCGACGTATTAGTGATTGGTCGCGGGGCAGTCCTGATCGGCATGTCCGAGCGCACGACGCCGCAGGGCGTGGAGTTCCTCGCCAACAGCCTGTTCAAACACCGCCAGGCCGAGCGCGTGATTGCCGTTGAACTGCCAAAACACCGCTCCTGTATGCACCTCGACACCGTCATGACCCACATCGACGTGGATGCCTTCTCCGTCTACCCGGAAGTGGTGCGCAAGGACGCCCAGTGCTGGACGCTCACCCCGGACGGACGCGGCGGCCTGCTACGTACGCAGGAAACCGACCTGCTGCACGCCATCGAGAAAGCCCTTGGTATTAACCAGGTGCGCCTGATCACCACCGGTGGCGACGCCTTCGAAGCCGAACGCGAGCAGTGGAACGACGCCAACAACGTCCTGACCATTCGCCCGGGCGTGGTGATCGGCTACGAGCGCAACGTCTGGACCAACGAGAAGTACGACAAAGCGGGCATCACCGTGCTGCCGATCCCCGGAGATGAACTCGGACGCGGCCGCGGCGGCGCGCGCTGCATGAGCTGCCCGCTGGAACGCGACGGAATTTAA